The following coding sequences lie in one Candidatus Neomarinimicrobiota bacterium genomic window:
- a CDS encoding long-chain fatty acid--CoA ligase produces MDIDLIKYNTIPKLFWRQVEEFSDNISIWEKQSGLWQSTTWGEYGKTSKEVGNALLASGVQKGDKVSILSKTRPEWVMSDMGIICSGFITAPIYQSNTNEQVFYIADQSDSVLAIVEDQEQLDKMLAIWDRLPNMKKIVVIDDYHPRNLPNVCSFNDFLEIGRKYGEKHPDQFQTLIRESQPDEIISFTYTSGTTGDPKAGMYTSRNIIAGGKALPDATGVTADDLYVCFLPLAHIAERLIGHFLRFFVGNPAVFAESMEDMPQNIRQTGPTFVFGTPRVWEKFYAKIITGVGDASWFQQKIYHWAIGVGKAFTEDRDANKKPSSWLKLKHKVAKFFIHDKIKDIFGGRIRYMLTGAAPISKEIIHYFNWVGIHVFEGYGMTETSGVITIQSEGNVKIGSVGRVPSGTEIKIMEDGEICCRGEQNISGYYKNEIATNELLKADGEGGFWLHTGDVGHIDEDGFLFITDRKKDIIITAGGKNIAPQNIENLMKTSPYISQALVYGDKKPYLTMLITLDEDEITKFARDIKILYQDLADLTTKEEVIDLLNHVIKEKNKDLASYESIKKFRILKEELDQDKDEVTPTLKVKRKVVIAHNEDLIEGMYSGR; encoded by the coding sequence ATGGATATTGATTTAATCAAATATAATACAATTCCAAAATTATTCTGGCGCCAAGTAGAAGAATTCTCCGATAATATATCCATATGGGAAAAGCAAAGTGGTTTGTGGCAGTCCACAACATGGGGTGAGTATGGTAAAACTTCGAAAGAGGTTGGTAATGCACTTTTGGCTTCCGGTGTTCAAAAAGGAGATAAAGTATCAATCCTAAGCAAAACCCGGCCAGAATGGGTGATGTCCGATATGGGAATTATTTGTTCAGGGTTCATCACGGCACCTATTTATCAATCCAATACCAATGAGCAGGTATTCTATATAGCGGATCAAAGTGACAGTGTTCTCGCCATTGTGGAAGACCAAGAACAGTTGGATAAAATGCTCGCAATATGGGATCGTCTGCCTAATATGAAAAAAATTGTAGTCATTGATGATTACCACCCAAGAAATCTACCCAATGTTTGTTCATTTAATGACTTTCTAGAAATTGGGCGGAAATACGGCGAAAAACATCCGGACCAATTCCAAACGCTGATTCGGGAAAGTCAACCGGATGAAATCATAAGTTTCACTTACACTTCCGGTACGACTGGAGATCCGAAAGCGGGTATGTATACTAGCAGGAATATAATCGCCGGAGGGAAAGCCTTACCTGATGCAACAGGTGTTACTGCAGATGATTTGTACGTATGCTTTTTACCATTGGCCCATATTGCAGAAAGATTAATTGGCCATTTTTTAAGATTTTTTGTAGGAAACCCTGCCGTATTCGCTGAAAGTATGGAGGATATGCCCCAAAATATTCGCCAAACAGGTCCAACATTTGTTTTTGGTACACCGAGGGTTTGGGAAAAATTTTATGCCAAAATTATTACGGGAGTTGGAGACGCATCTTGGTTTCAGCAAAAGATATATCACTGGGCTATTGGTGTAGGTAAAGCATTCACAGAAGATAGAGATGCGAATAAAAAACCATCATCTTGGCTTAAGTTAAAACACAAAGTTGCCAAATTTTTTATCCATGATAAAATAAAAGATATATTTGGTGGAAGAATACGATATATGTTAACGGGCGCAGCGCCGATTTCTAAAGAAATTATTCATTATTTCAATTGGGTGGGAATCCATGTATTTGAAGGCTATGGCATGACAGAAACATCTGGCGTTATAACCATTCAATCAGAAGGGAATGTTAAAATTGGATCGGTTGGAAGAGTGCCATCTGGTACTGAAATAAAAATTATGGAGGATGGTGAAATTTGTTGTCGCGGTGAGCAAAATATTAGTGGGTATTATAAGAACGAGATAGCAACCAATGAATTATTAAAGGCAGATGGTGAAGGTGGTTTTTGGCTGCATACTGGCGATGTAGGGCATATTGATGAAGATGGTTTTCTTTTTATAACAGATCGCAAAAAAGATATTATCATTACTGCCGGCGGGAAAAACATTGCACCACAAAATATTGAGAACCTCATGAAAACCAGTCCATACATTTCTCAAGCATTGGTCTATGGTGATAAAAAACCATATCTTACCATGTTGATTACTTTGGATGAAGATGAGATTACCAAATTTGCCCGGGATATAAAAATTCTTTATCAAGATTTGGCCGACTTAACCACGAAAGAAGAAGTAATCGATTTATTAAATCATGTTATTAAAGAAAAGAATAAAGATTTAGCATCCTATGAGAGCATTAAAAAATTTCGAATATTAAAGGAAGAACTGGATCAAGATAAAGATGAAGTTACGCCAACATTAAAGGTTAAAAGAAAAGTAGTGATTGCCCACAATGAAGATTTGATCGAAGGAATGTATTCTGGTAGATGA